In Harpia harpyja isolate bHarHar1 chromosome 18, bHarHar1 primary haplotype, whole genome shotgun sequence, a single genomic region encodes these proteins:
- the TAF1 gene encoding transcription initiation factor TFIID subunit 1 isoform X2 — MSDSESEEEADGGRAEPFSLAGFLFGNINEAGQLEGDSVLDKESKKHLAGLGVLGLGNLITEITASEEDSPEADGAHLDEEGWVKSTEDAVDYSDINEVAEDESRRYKQAMGSLQPVRRPDEDEDDYDADCEDIDSKLMPPPPPPPVPGKKEDEKDAAATVSEDGDGIILPSIIAPSSAASDKVDFSSSSDSESEMGPQEARQAESKEGKLTLPLAGIMQRDATKQLPSVTELFPEFRPGKVLRFLRLFGPGKNVPSVWRSARRKRKKKHRELAQEVQIQEGEVVVESGMEGKSPWEYEFAAPPPPEQCLSDDEITMMAPVESKFSQSTGDIDKVADTKPKVAEWRYGPAQLWYDMLGIPEDGSGFDYGFKLKEKEQEVKGHTDEGDAGLMDEKDDLLADEHFLMVTQLQWEDDVIWNGEDVKHKGTKTQRASLAGWLPSSMTRNATAYNAQQGLNRSGSLLNPPIPLAQKPNVAGVLGIAKGKEKQAPEQQVSLDEDKPWYSIFPIDNEELVYGRWEDNIIWDDQAMETYLDPPVLTLDPNDENIILEIPDEKEEMTLNSPSKENKKESSLKKSRILLGKTGVIKEEPQQNMSQPEVKDPWNLSNDEFYYPKQQGLRGTFGGNIIQHSIPAVELRQPFFPTHMGPMKLRQFHRPPLKKYSFGALSQPGPHAVQPLLKHIKKKAKMREQERQASGGGEMFFMRTPQDLTGKDGDLILAEYSEENAPLMMQVGMATKIKNYYKRKPGKDPGAPDCKYGETVYCHTSPFLGSLHPGQLLQAFENNLFRAPIYLHKMPETDFLIIRTRQGYYVRELVDIFVVGQECPLYEVPGPNSKRANTHIRDFLQVFIYRLFWKSRDRPRRIRMEDIKKAFPSHSESSIRKRLKLCADFKRTGMDSNWWVLKPDFRLPTEEEIRAMVSPEQCCAYYSMIAAEQRLKDAGYGEKSFFAPEEENEEDFQMKIDDEVRTAPWNTTRAFIAAMKGKCLLEVTGVADPTGCGEGFSYVKIPNKPTQQKDDKEPQPVKKTVTGTDADLRRLSLKNAKQLLRKFGVPEEEIKKLSRWEVIDVVRTMSTEQARSGEGPMSKFARGSRFSVAEHQERYKEECQRIFDLQNKVLESTEILSTDTDSSSAEDSDFEEMGKNIENMLQNKKTSSQLSREREEQERKELQRMLLGEDSGNDKERGKKDRRDKKGLSSASGASANSHKDDDTASVTSLNSSATGRRLKIYRTFRDEDGKEYVRCETVRKPAVIDAYCRIRTTKDEEFIRKFALFDEQHREEMRKERRRIQEQLRRLKRNQEKEKLKGPPEKKPKKMKERPDLKLKCGACGAIGHMRTNKFCPLYYQTNAPPSNPVAMTEEQEEELEKTVIHNDNEELIKVEGTKIVLGKQLIESADEVRRKSLVLKFPKQQLPPKKKRRVGTTVHCDYLNRPHKSIHRRRTDPMVTLSSILEGIINDIRDLPNTYPFHTPVNPKVVKDYYKIITRPMDLQTLRENVRKRQYPSREEFREHLELIVKNSATYNGPKHSLTQISQSMLDLCDEKLKEKEDKLARLEKAINPLLDDDDQVAFSFILDNIVTQKMMAVPDSWPFHHPVNKKFVPDYYKVIANPMDLETIRKNISKHKYQNRDTFLDDVNLILANSIKYNGSDSQYTKTAQEIVNICYQTLAEYDEHLTQLERDISTAKEAALEEADLESLDPMTPGPYTPQPPDLYDTNTSLSMSHDASVYQDESNLSAMDTPITTPEKRGTQMRQGRGRLGEEDSDVDIEGFDEDDDGKPKTPAPEVEDADGDLADEEEGSAQQTQASVLYEDLLMSDGEDDDDGSDEEGDNPFSSIQLSESGSDSDVEPNAVRPKQPHVLQENTRMGMDNEESMMSYEGDGGETSHVMEDSNISYGSYEEPDPKSNTRDTSFSSIGGYEISEEEEEEEQQRCGPSVLSQVHLSEDEEDSEDFHSIAGDSDLDSDE; from the exons ATGTCAGACTCGGAGAGCGAGGAGGAGGCGGATGGCGGCCGCGCGGAacccttctcgctggctgggttTCTCTTCGGCAACATCAATGAGGCGGGGCAGCTGGAGGGGGACAGCGTCCTCGACAAG GAATCCAAGAAGCACCTGGCCGGGTTGGGTGTGCTGGGACTGGGCAATCTGATCACTGAGATCACAGCCAGCGAGGAGGACAGCCCGGAGGCTGATGGAGCCCACCTGGATGAGGAAG gCTGGGTTAAGAGCACAGAAGATGCTGTTGATTATTCAGATATTAATGAAGTGGCAGAAGATGAGAGCCGTAGGTATAAGCAGGCAATGGGCAGCCTGCAGCCAGTTCGAAGACCAG atgaagatgaagatgattACGATGCTGACTGTGAAGATATTGATTCCAAGTTGatgccgccaccaccaccacctccagtacctggaaagaaagaagatgaaaaggatGCAGCTGCCACTG TATCTGAAGATGGAGACGGTATCATTTTGCCCTCCATCattgctccttcctctgctgcctccGACAAGGTggatttcagcagcagctctgattCTGAGTCAGAGATGGGACCTCAAGAAGCCAGGCAGGCAGAATCCAAGGAAGGCAAACTCACACTTCCTCTTGCAGGAATCATGCAGCGAGATGCTACCAAACAGTTGCCAAGTGTTACAGAGCTCTTCCCGGAATTTCGACCAGGCAAG GTGCTGCGTTTCCTGCGTCTCTTTGGCCCTGGAAAGAATGTTCCATCGGTTTGGCGTAGTGCCCGAAGGAAACGCAAGAAGAAACATCGGGAGTTGGCACAAGAAGTGCAGATACAGGAGGGTGAAGTTGTAGTTGAGAGTGGAATGGAAGGAAAATCTCCTTGGGAGTATGAGTTTGCTGCTCCTCCCCCTCCTGAGCAGTGCCTTTCAGATGATGAG ATTACCATGATGGCACCTGTGGAATCAAAATTTTCCCAGTCAACTGGTGATATAGACAAAGTGGCAGATACAAAGCCTAAAGTGGCAGAGTGGCGCTATGGCCCAGCACAGCTCTGGTATGATATGCTGGGGATCCCTGAAGATGGCAGTGGATTTGATTATGGTTTCAAGCTgaaagagaaggagcaggaggttaAAGGACACACAGATGAGGGG GATGCAGGGTTGATGGATGAGAAGGATGATCTGCTAGCTGATGAGCACTTCCTTATGGTGACACAGCTCCAATGGGAGGATGACGTTATCTGGAATGGAGAAGATGTCAAGCACAAAGGGACTAAGACACAGCGGGCAAGTTTGGCAGGCTGGCTGCCATCCAGCATGACTAGAAATGCCACTGCATACAATGCCCAACAAG gtTTGAACAGAAGCGGCTCTTTACTCAATCCACCAATTCCACTAGCACAGAAACCAAATGTAGCAGGAGTCCTAGGTATAGCAAAGGGCAAAGAAAAGCAGGCCCCTGAACAGCAAG TTTCCCTGGATGAAGACAAGCCCTGGTACTCCATTTTCCCAATTGATAATGAAGAGTTAGTGTATGGCCGTTGGGAGGACAATATCATCTGGGATGATCAGGCAATGGAAACCTACTTGGATCCCCCTGTCTTAACACTTGATCCAAATGATGAAAACATAATTCTAG AAATTCctgatgaaaaggaagaaatgactTTGAACTCTCCATCCAAGGAGAACAAGAAAGAATCTTCTCTAAAGAAGAGTCGAATCCTGTTGGGAAAAACAGGTGTCATCAAGGAAGAACCACAGCAG AACATGTCTCAGCCAGAGGTGAAGGATCCCTGGAACCTCTCCAATGATGAGTTTTACTACCCCAAACAGCAGGGACTTCGAGGAACCTTTGGAGGCAACATCATTCAG CACTCTATCCCAGCAGTGGAACTTCGCCAGCCATTCTTTCCCACCCATATGGGTCCTATGAAGCTCCGACAATTTCATCGGCCTCCCTTGAAGAAATATTCTTTTGGTGCCTTGTCCCAACCAGGGCCCCATGCTGTGCAACCTCTGCTGAAGCAcataaaaaagaaagccaag ATGAGAGAGCAGGAGCGTCAGGCTTCTGGTGGGGGTGAAATGTTCTTCATGCGCACACCACAGGACCTAACTGGCAAGGATGGAGATCTCATTCTTGCTGAATACAGTGAGGAAAATGCCCCTTTAATGATGCAGGTTGGCATGGcaacaaagattaaaaattacTACAAAAGG AAACCTGGCAAAGATCCGGGAGCTCCAGACTGTAAATATGGAGAGACTGTTTATTGTCACACTTCTCCATTCCTGGGTTCTCTGCATCCAGGCCAGTTACTGCAG GCATTTGAAAACAATCTTTTCCGGGCCCCTATCTACTTACATAAGATGCCTGAAACGGATTTCCTGATTATCCGGACACGACAAGGCTATTATGTTCGAGAATTAGTGGATATTTTTGTAGTTGGTCAGGAGTGCCCGCTTTATGAAGTACCTGGTCCCAACTCAAAACGAGCTAACACCCATATCAGAGATTTTCTACAG GTTTTTATTTATCGCcttttctggaaaagcagagaccGTCCTCGGAGAATTCGCATGGAGGATATCAAGAAGGCCTTTCCTTCACACTCGGAGAGTAGCATCCGAAAGCGGCTAAAGCTTTGTGCTGATTTCAAACGCACAG GGATGGACTCAAATTGGTGGGTTTTAAAGCCAGATTTCAGATTGCCGACAGAGGAAGAGATCAGAGCAATGGTATCCCCAGAACAGTGCTGTGCTTATTACAGCATGATTGCGGCTGAGCAGCGACTGAAG GATGCAGGTTATGGAGAGAAATCCTTCTTTGCGCCAGAAGAGGAGAATGAAGAGGATTTCCAAATGAAGATTGATGATGAG GTGCGCACAGCTCCATGGAACACCACACGAGCCTTCATTGCTGCTATGAAGGGCAAGTGCCTCCTAGAAGTGACAGGTGTAGCAGATCCTACCGGTTGTGGTGAAGGATTTTCTTATGTGAAGATTCCAAACAAACCAACTCAGCAGAAG GATGATAAAGAACCTCAGCCAGTGAAAAAGACAGTGACTGGGACAGATGCTGATCTGCGCCGTCTTTCTCTCAAAAATGCCAAACAGCTTCTGCGTAAATTTGGAGTGCCTGAAGAGGAG ATAAAGAAGCTGTCCCGTTGGGAAGTGATTGATGTGGTACGTACAATGTCTACAGAGCAGGCTCGTTCAGGGGAAGGTCCTATGAGCAAATTTGCACGTGGGTCTCGGTTTTCTGTAGCAGAACATCAGGAGAGATACAAAGAAGAGTGTCAGCGCATCTTTGATTTACAAAATAA AGTTCTGGAATCCACTGAGATCCTGTCAACAGACACAGATAGCAGCTCAGCTGAAGACAGTGACTTTGAAGAGATGGGAAAGAATATTGAGAATATGTTACAGAACAAGAAAACTAGTTCTCAGCTCTCTCgggaaagagaagagcaggaacgAAAGGAATTGCAAAGGATGCTTCTGGGAGAAGACAGTGGCAATGACAAAGAGAGGGGCaaaaaggacagaagagacaAAAAGGGGCTAT CATCAGCTTCAGGAGCCTCAGCAAACTCTCACAAAGATGATGACACTGCCTCTGTAACCAGCCTTAATTCCTCTGCCACTGGCCGCCGCCTCAAAATCTATCGCACGTTTAGAGATGAGGATGGGAAAGAATATGTGAGGTGCGAGACAGTTCGCAAGCCCGCTGTTATTGATGCCTACTGCCGAATACGGACTACCAAGGATGAAGAGTTCAT acGAAAGTTTGCTCTATTTGATGAACAGCACCGTGAGGAAATGCGGAAGGAGCGGCGCAGGATCCAGGAACAATTACGGCGGTTAAAACGGaaccaagaaaaagagaaactcaaGGGCCCTCCAGAAAAGAAGcccaagaaaatgaaagagcGTCCAGACTTGAAA ctgaaaTGTGGAGCATGTGGTGCAATTGGCCATATGAGGACTAATAAGTTCTGCCCTCTTTACTACCAAACAAATGCCCCACCTTCTAATCCTGTTGCAATGacggaggagcaggaggaagagctggaaaaaacagtCATTCACAATGATAATGAAGAACTCATCAAAGTAGAAGGAACAAAAATTGTCCTGGGAAAACAACTGATTGAGAG TGCGGATGAGGTTCGCAGGAAATCACTGGTCCTGAAGTTTCCTAAACAGCAGCTTCCTCCAAAGAAGAAGCGGCGAGTAGGGACAACCGTTCACTGTGATTATCTGAAT cgtCCTCATAAATCTATCCACCGACGGCGAACAGATCCCATGGTGACACTGTCATCCATCTTGGAGGGCATCATCAATGACATAAGGGATCTTCCTAAT ACATACCCCTTTCATACACCTGTAAATCCAAAAGTTGTCAAAGATTATTATAAGATTATTACTCGGCCCATGGATTTACAGACCCTGCGTGAAAATGTTCGTAAGCGACAGTACCCATCCCGAGAAGAGTTCAGAGAACATCTGGAACTAATTGTTAAGAACAGTGCTACATACAATG GGCCAAAGCACTCACTGACACAGATATCTCAGTCCATGCTGGACCTGTGTGATGAAAAGCTGAAAGAG AAGGAAGATAAACTGGCTCGATTAGAAAAAGCAATTAATCCCCTCCTGGATGATGATGATCAAGTGgccttttccttcattttggatAACATTGTCACTCAAAAGATGATGGCAGTTCCAGAT tcTTGGCCATTTCATCATCCAGTTAACAAAAAGTTTGTTCCTGATTATTACAAAGTGATTGCTAATCCAATGGATCTGGAGACTATCCGCAAG AATATCTCCAAACACAAATACCAGAACAGAGACACTTTCCTGGATGATGTTAACCTCATCCTTGCCAACAGCATTAAGTACAACG GGTCAGATAGTCAGTACACAAAAACAGCCCAGGAGATTGTAAACATCTGTTACCAAACTTTAGCTGAG TATGATGAGCACCTGACTCAACTTGAGAGAGACATCTCTACTGCTAAGGAAGCAGCACTAGAGGAGGCAGATCTGGAAAGTCTTGATCCTATGACCCCTGGTCCCTACACTCCACAG CCACCTGATTTGTATGATACCAACACTTCCCTCAGTATGTCACATGATGCTTCAGTCTATCAAGATGAGAGCAATTTGTCTGCTATGGACACTCCCATCACTACCCCAGAGAAGCGAGGAACTCAG ATGCGCCAGGGGCGAGGTAGGCTGGGTGAGGAAGACTCTGACGTAGATATTGAAGGGTTTGATGAGGATGATGATGGGAAACCTAAGACTCCAGCCCCA GAAGTTGAAGATGCAGATGGTGACCTTGCTGATGAAGAAGAAGGATCAGCCCAGCAGACGCAGGCCAGTGTCCTCTATGAAGATTTGCTCATGTCAGATGGAGAGGACGATGATGATGGGAGTGATGAAGAGGGAGATAATCCTTTCTCAT CTATCCAACTGAGTGAGAGTGGCAGCGACTCAGATGTGGAGCCCAATGCAGTGAGACCTAAACAACCTCATGTTCTTCAAGAGAACACACGAATGGGCATGGACAATGAAGAAAGCATGATGTCGTATGAAGGAGATGGTGGGGAGACATCTCATGTTATGGAGGACAGTAATATCAG ttATGGCAGCTATGAAGAACCAGACCCAAAGTCCAACACAAGAGATACTAGTTTCAGCAGTATTGGAGGGTATGAGAtctcagaagaggaggaagaggaagagcagcagcgcTGTGGGCCGAGTGTATTAAGTCAGGTCCATCTGTCTGAAGATGAGGAAGACAGTGAGGACTTTCATTCTATTGCAGGAGACAGTGACCTGGACTCAGATGAATAA